DNA sequence from the Sulfurimonas sp. HSL3-1 genome:
GGCAGTTCGGGCAGCGGTGAAACGGGAAAGGGAAGATCTGCTTGCAGTGGCCGCACAGGTATTCAAACTGCAGGGTTGCCCCGCTTTGGCCGCTTTGGCGAAGTTTGATCAAAACATCCAGTTCGAATTCGGAACTGTTCTGAGCAAGATTCACGCTTCCTCTGGCGCTATACAGCTGCCGCAAATAGCCATCACCTGAAATTATATCCAAATTCAGGTGCTCCTCGGGTAAATACCATAGGATGTCCGCGATGATGCGGCTGGCGGAGAGCTCCAGGGCCGCCCAGGCCACTGCCGGGTCGTGGCGGAAAAGGTATTCGAAGGTCAGGTAGGTGAGGGTGTGGTGTTCGCGGTACTCCTCGGCGAGCCGCCGGCATTTCGCCGCCGTATCGGTTCGGGCGTCCTGCAGCAGGCTGACGGTCTCCAGGTAGCGGCGGTCGCCGGCGATGTCGTTGCCGAGTTCGTCGAGGGGCTCAAGCACCTGCAGGGCCTTGTCAAAACTCCGGAGCCGTTCGTAGGTGAAAAGCAGCAGCTTCAGCGCCTGCGGCGTGCGGGGAAAACGGCCGAGGATCTTGAGCAGGATCGTCTCGCACCGCTCCAGGAAGCCGGCTTTGAAATAGGTCTGGGCGAGCAGCAGCAGCAGTTCGCGGCGGCGGTGGGGTTCGTGCTGCATCTCCAGGAGGCTGCGGTAGATTGCGACGGCCTGTTCGAAATCGCCGTTTTGCACATAGGTCTGGGCGACGAGCAGCCATGACTTCTGCGAGACGGCGCTGCTGCCGATCTCGCGGTGGAGTTCGGTCTGGGAGGGGGGCTTGGTAAACGAGCGCAGGAAGCGTTCGAGGTAACGGTGGTCCTCCTTGCTGCGCAGCCGTCCCCACCAGTAGCTCACGAACGCGATGATGAATATCAGTGCGACGAAAACGATGATGCCGAATAGCGGGTCGCGGAATTCGATAAAGAGGCTGTTCACGTCGGCTCCTGTCGCACTGCCATGGGGGATCTTGGATTGCAGCCATTATAGCGCTTTTGAACTTTTCCGAGAAAATGAGATAAAAATGTGACGAAAAAAACTGATAAAACATTGACATTACTTCGCCAAAAAGGGTAGA
Encoded proteins:
- a CDS encoding tetratricopeptide repeat protein → MNSLFIEFRDPLFGIIVFVALIFIIAFVSYWWGRLRSKEDHRYLERFLRSFTKPPSQTELHREIGSSAVSQKSWLLVAQTYVQNGDFEQAVAIYRSLLEMQHEPHRRRELLLLLAQTYFKAGFLERCETILLKILGRFPRTPQALKLLLFTYERLRSFDKALQVLEPLDELGNDIAGDRRYLETVSLLQDARTDTAAKCRRLAEEYREHHTLTYLTFEYLFRHDPAVAWAALELSASRIIADILWYLPEEHLNLDIISGDGYLRQLYSARGSVNLAQNSSEFELDVLIKLRQSGQSGATLQFEYLCGHCKQIFPFPFHRCPNCHTIDSVVTEPLLGKAVADFAPSERSERAYEV